Proteins from a single region of Scleropages formosus chromosome 24, fSclFor1.1, whole genome shotgun sequence:
- the ndr2 gene encoding nodal-related 2, translating into MALSVRVLIALLLCGSRLVTAAERARPNVSAGGNGTRAPNQSSAGRTPEHHLPAYMMHLYRHFRIDRSQYLLKQGSLESADTVRSVVAKSLFQRGKHWIATFDFSFLLSDEQFMMAKLRIRIPQTTDVKDMKVEITHHHEYPCQRSAICHDHQSLGLLTGSSIIDSSRRWKVFSITTLLFFWLKGKLESNETNPVMENEDLPDLDLGHSRGSEVMNDRAVILVFSHVHPEKGFQNTASLLHTAEQSKFLSSSEKTNIGRPKRHKRHKGPPDHPLDRFMVPNQGDGTSLCHRVDLYIDFNYIGWGAWVISPKRYNAYRCEGTCSNPVGKQFRPTNHAYMQSLLKSLHPDRVPSICCVPTKMSPMSMVYFEGGEMMVRHHEDMIVDECGCK; encoded by the exons ATGGCTCTGTCGGTCCGGGTCCTAATAGCGCTGCTGCTCTGCGGCTCCCGCCTCGTGACCGCGGCCGAGCGCGCGCGGCCCAACGTCAGCGCAGGCGGCAACGGCACGAGGGCTCCGAACCAGTCCTCCGCTGGCCGGACACCCGAACACCACCTGCCCGCCTATATGATGCACCTGTACCGACACTTCAGGATAGATCGGTCCCAGTATTTGCTGAAGCAGGGATCCTTGGAGAGCGCGGACACAGTCAGAAGTGTAGTTGCCAAAA gTTTATTTCAAAGGGGCAAGCACTGGATTGCTACCTTTGACTTCTCCTTCTTGCTGTCTGATGAGCAGTTTATGATGGCCAAGCTGAGAATAAGGATACCACAGACCACAGATGTAAAAGACATGAAGGTGGAAATCACTCATCATCATGAGTACCCCTGCCAAAGGAGTGCAATCTGTCATGATCATCAGTCACTGGGACTGCTGACTGGGTCATCCATCATTGACTCTTCTAGAAGGTGGAAGGTGTTCAGTATCACGACTCTGCTCTTCTTCTGGCTGAAAGGAAAACTTGAGTCCAATGAAACAAACCCAGTGATGGAAAATGAAGATCTGCCTGACCTTGATCTTGGCCACTCAAGGGGCTCTGAAGTCATGAATGACAGGGCAGTAATTCTGGTCTTCTCTCATGTGCATCCAGAGAAAGGCTTCCAGAACACAGCCAGCCTGCTCCACACGGCCGAACAATCAAAGTTCCTGTCCAGCAGTGAAAAGACGAACATTGGGCGCCCGAAGAGGCACAAACGCCACAAAGGACCCCCAGACCACCCACTGGATCGATTCATGGTGCCCAACCAAGGTGACGGTACATCTTTATGCCACCGAGTGGACCTGTACATTGATTTCAACTACATCGGTTGGGGTGCGTGGGTCATCTCTCCCAAGCGGTACAATGCCTACCGCTGTGAAGGAACATGTTCTAATCCAGTTGGAAAGCAGTTCCGTCCAACAAATCACGCCTATATGCAG AGTCTTCTGAAGTCCTTACATCCTGATCGGGTTCCCTCAATCTGCTGTGTGCCCACCAAGATGAGCCCCATGAGCATGGTCTACTTTGAAGGAGGGGAGATGATGGTCCGGCACCACGAGGACATGATTGTAGATGAATGTGGCTGCAAGTAA